A part of Triplophysa dalaica isolate WHDGS20190420 chromosome 17, ASM1584641v1, whole genome shotgun sequence genomic DNA contains:
- the samd14 gene encoding sterile alpha motif domain-containing protein 14: MSSTPLAEAEEDVFDLTEAVPETERLDSSLQKAKAQLSIKTRRHRPSRTRLRDSLSSIDGEDAIDRLSFGGSLQTSSPPLQPSFRGSSPSSDLLLSSHSSRRDRSFTFDPSTAVVEKEAQDERRSYKHLLNVPSKETLSLTSSKSPTRPCIHSETSSPAHLCQTDRLKSREGSQPLLHYGEYSQSEDDSHDTGPDEPGSPTVLLDKKTRRRFLDLGVTLRRTYGKVRKDRSNRLSAGNRDSERTESRSSRSSGPPFVPFSWFSERMRGSGSPKNTPSPTKTFTQGSSTDEDLDSSVGLLEDSRPCKTESSQPYQTLPEHSDGNDCDSSRSTDFSFKKKMLSAAGKDRTERQNGIHGKRDSGKNGHSEDGQKLLTT; the protein is encoded by the exons ATGTCCTCCACACCCCTGGCAGAAGCAGAGGAGGATGTGTTTG ATCTGACTGAGGCGGTTCCTGAGACCGAACGACTTGACAGCAGCCTACAGAAAGCCAAAGCACAACTGTCAATCAAAACCAGAAGGCACCGCCCCTCACGAACCCGTCTGAGAGACAGCCTGAGCTCGATAGATGGAGAAGACGCCATTGATAGACTT AGTTTTGGTGGATCACTGCAGACGTCCTCTCCTCCGCTCCAACCCTCCTTTCGGGGCTCCTCTCCCTCCTCTGACCTCCTCCTCTCCTCCCATTCCTCACGGAGAGACCGCTCCTTCACCTTTGACCCCAGCACTGCGGTTGTAGAAAAGGAGGCGCAAGATGAAAGGAGGAGCTACAAGCACCTTCTGAACGTCCCTTCAAAGGAGACGTTGTCTCTCACTTCTTCTAAATCCCCCACCAGACCCTGCATCCATTCAGAGACATCTTCCCCAGCCCATCTTTGCCAGACGGACCGTCTCAAGTCACGTGAGGGAAGCCAACCTCTTCTACACTATGGAGAATATTCACAGAGTGAAG ACGACAGCCACGACACTGGCCCCGATGAACCGGGCAGTCCAACAGTGCTGCTGGACAAGAAAACCAGGAGGCGATTTCTTGATTTGGG GGTCACTTTACGCCGCACATATGGAAAGGTCAGGAAAGACAGATCCAATAGACTATCAGCAGGAAATCG AGATTCAGAGAGAACAGAGAGCCGGTCCTCACGTTCCTCTGGTCCACCGTTCGTGCCTTTCTCCTGGTTCAGTGAAAGGATGAGAGGCTCCGGCTCCCCGAAGAACACACCATCCCCAACCAAAACTTTCACCCAG GGCTCTAGTACAGATGAGGACTTGGATTCTTCTGTGGGTTTACTGGAAGACAGCAGACCCTGTAAGACTGAGTCATCACAACCCTATCAGACCCTCCCTGAGCACTCAGATGGG aATGACTGTGACAGTAGTCGTAGCACagatttcagttttaaaaagaAGATGCTTTCTGCGGCTGGCAAAGACAGGACGGAACGACAAAACGGCATCCATGGGAAACGGGACAGTGGGAAAAATGGACACAGCGAAGATGGACAAAAATTACTCACCACTTAA